The following coding sequences are from one Streptomyces sp. NBC_01232 window:
- a CDS encoding TIGR03086 family metal-binding protein produces MTGTTAFDLGPQARIVARLAAAVPDARLTDRTPCPAYTVGDLLGHLAGLAVAFRDAARKDLGPTTDTDPTSATPSLPARWREELPGVLGELAEAWEDPAAWTGMTRAGGVDLPGGIAGAVAVDELVLHGWDLARATGQEYAPDHAALRSSHAFLLAAAEEGDRGDGIFGPVVPVPDDAPLLDRTLALSGRDPGWTPPASP; encoded by the coding sequence ATGACCGGTACGACCGCTTTCGATCTCGGACCGCAGGCGCGGATCGTGGCCCGTCTCGCGGCGGCCGTCCCGGACGCCCGGCTCACCGACCGGACGCCCTGCCCCGCCTACACGGTCGGTGACCTGCTGGGCCACCTCGCGGGTCTCGCGGTCGCCTTCCGCGACGCCGCCCGCAAGGACCTGGGCCCCACGACGGACACGGACCCCACCTCGGCCACGCCCTCCCTGCCCGCCCGCTGGCGCGAGGAACTGCCCGGGGTCCTCGGCGAACTCGCCGAGGCCTGGGAAGACCCGGCCGCCTGGACCGGCATGACCCGCGCCGGCGGCGTGGACCTGCCCGGCGGGATCGCGGGTGCGGTGGCGGTCGACGAGCTGGTGCTGCACGGATGGGACCTGGCCCGGGCCACCGGCCAGGAGTACGCGCCCGATCACGCCGCGCTCCGCTCCTCGCACGCGTTCCTGCTGGCGGCCGCCGAGGAGGGGGACCGCGGCGACGGCATCTTCGGACCCGTCGTGCCCGTACCGGACGACGCCCCGCTGCTGGACCGGACGCTCGCACTGAGCGGCCGCGACCCGGGCTGGACGCCGCCCGCATCCCCGTGA
- a CDS encoding transglycosylase SLT domain-containing protein, whose product MSSACVRPPLSPSEGPSVSNAIIRRIATSKKALAGTVVALGVAGSMLATVPAQAAPMSAKAIAQQMIKDPAQFAAFDKIISHESGWNHTATNASSGAYGLAQALPASKMASAGADWKTNPATQIKWGLDYMNDRYGSPVGAWNFWQNNHWY is encoded by the coding sequence ATGTCTTCGGCATGCGTGCGACCGCCCTTGTCCCCGTCGGAAGGTCCATCCGTGTCCAACGCCATCATCCGCCGCATCGCCACCTCCAAGAAGGCCCTCGCGGGCACCGTCGTCGCCCTCGGTGTCGCCGGTTCCATGCTTGCCACGGTTCCCGCCCAGGCGGCCCCGATGAGCGCCAAGGCGATCGCGCAGCAGATGATCAAGGACCCGGCCCAGTTCGCCGCCTTCGACAAGATCATCTCGCACGAGAGCGGCTGGAACCACACCGCGACCAACGCCTCCTCCGGCGCGTACGGCCTGGCCCAGGCCCTGCCGGCCTCGAAGATGGCTTCGGCCGGCGCGGACTGGAAGACCAACCCCGCCACCCAGATCAAGTGGGGCCTGGACTACATGAACGACCGCTACGGCAGCCCCGTCGGCGCCTGGAACTTCTGGCAGAACAACCACTGGTACTAA